In Candidatus Cloacimonas sp., a genomic segment contains:
- a CDS encoding YgeY family selenium metabolism-linked hydrolase — protein MYKDILEKAKHYEDISTRFLMDIVKIPSFSTKEKEVGECILKEMQEIGMDEAYIDPLGNVIGRFGFGEKVIAFDAHIDTVYPGDLSLWDFDPFASHIKDGKVWGRGTVDQKSGMASMLTAARIIKDLNLGKDLSIYFTGTVMEEDCDGLCWQYILQKEEIKPELVVITEPTNLNIYRGHRGRMEMEVSVKGLSCHGSAPERGDNAIYKISRIALEIEKLHQNLRSDDFLGKGSICVTQVFFTGPSQCAVPDSARLHLDRRLTFGEDKESALAEVQDACKKAGYPEATIEILTYKETAYTGLVYPTEKYYPTWVTPSDSVYVQKASDAYSKTLGTEPVIDKWTFSTNGVAIAGMKKIPCIGLGPGNEIYAHAPNEACPIEHLTKAAAFYAALVFNLAQK, from the coding sequence ATGTATAAAGACATTTTAGAAAAAGCAAAGCACTATGAAGATATTAGCACCCGTTTTTTAATGGACATCGTAAAAATACCCTCTTTTTCTACCAAGGAAAAAGAAGTGGGAGAATGCATCCTGAAAGAAATGCAGGAAATAGGAATGGATGAGGCATATATTGACCCTTTGGGAAATGTTATCGGACGCTTTGGTTTTGGCGAAAAAGTAATTGCCTTTGATGCTCATATTGATACTGTCTATCCGGGTGACCTTTCGCTGTGGGATTTTGATCCTTTTGCCTCTCACATCAAAGACGGAAAGGTTTGGGGTAGAGGAACTGTTGATCAAAAAAGTGGAATGGCAAGTATGCTGACTGCTGCCCGCATAATAAAGGATTTGAATTTGGGTAAGGACTTAAGCATTTATTTTACAGGAACGGTTATGGAAGAGGATTGCGATGGTTTATGCTGGCAGTATATTCTTCAAAAAGAGGAAATTAAACCAGAACTCGTTGTTATTACAGAGCCCACAAATTTGAATATTTACCGGGGTCATAGAGGTAGGATGGAAATGGAAGTCAGCGTGAAAGGACTTTCCTGTCATGGTTCTGCTCCTGAACGCGGAGATAATGCTATCTATAAAATTTCCCGCATTGCTTTGGAAATAGAGAAATTGCATCAGAATCTGCGGTCTGATGATTTTCTGGGAAAAGGCAGTATTTGCGTTACTCAGGTCTTTTTTACAGGACCGAGCCAATGTGCTGTTCCGGATAGTGCCCGCCTGCATTTAGACCGGCGTTTGACCTTTGGTGAAGATAAAGAAAGCGCCCTTGCCGAAGTTCAGGATGCCTGTAAAAAAGCAGGTTATCCTGAAGCTACGATAGAAATTTTAACTTATAAGGAAACTGCTTATACAGGATTGGTTTATCCTACTGAAAAATATTATCCTACTTGGGTTACACCTTCGGATTCAGTATATGTTCAAAAGGCATCCGATGCCTATTCTAAAACCTTAGGAACAGAACCGGTAATTGATAAATGGACTTTTTCCACAAACGGAGTTGCTATCGCTGGAATGAAAAAAATCCCCTGTATTGGTTTGGGACCCGGTAATGAAATATATGCTCATGCTCCCAACGAGGCATGTCCGATTGAACATTTAACCAAAGCAGCAGCTTTTTATGCTGCGTTGGTTTTTAACCTTGCCCAGAAATAG
- a CDS encoding pyridoxal-phosphate dependent enzyme — MKSYLLKYRCIECGKEFSPNELHYLCDECGRDYVPGIPLKGVLEAVFDYEEIGKKWKQKPEPLLFSAVNPEFYPPLPVGNTPFFKVRIPGLKSGGTASSDYPIGIKFDGLNPSGSYKDRASQLVVADALQKGITEIVTASTGNAACSLACLGASAGLKVVIFAPQSAPPAKLIQIQVHNAELHKVDGSYDDAFKAALEYTKLHHCMCRNTGYHPLTIDGKKSAGIEIYIQNGYKVPDWIVIPVGDGVILTGIYKAFLDLQRAGITKNLPHLLCVQAESSDAITSYWETGIYHDAENPVTIADSIKVKTPALAHWSVKALIETDGKGIRVSDAEIQDAQLELAKYTGVFAEPSSSATLAGLKKAMNKRWLKADNDIVLLITGHGLKDPGAVKL; from the coding sequence ATGAAGAGTTATTTGCTTAAATATCGTTGTATTGAATGCGGAAAGGAATTTAGCCCCAATGAACTGCATTATCTTTGTGATGAATGTGGCAGGGATTATGTGCCGGGAATACCGTTAAAAGGTGTTTTGGAAGCGGTTTTTGATTATGAAGAAATTGGTAAAAAATGGAAACAAAAACCTGAACCTCTTCTCTTCAGTGCTGTAAATCCTGAGTTTTATCCCCCTTTACCGGTTGGGAATACACCGTTTTTTAAAGTTAGGATTCCTGGTTTAAAAAGCGGAGGAACAGCATCCTCCGATTACCCAATCGGAATAAAATTTGATGGTTTAAACCCCAGTGGAAGTTATAAAGACCGTGCTTCTCAACTTGTTGTAGCAGATGCTTTACAAAAAGGGATTACCGAAATTGTAACTGCCAGCACAGGAAATGCAGCTTGTTCACTTGCCTGTTTAGGTGCCTCAGCAGGTTTGAAAGTGGTTATTTTTGCCCCTCAAAGTGCCCCACCGGCTAAACTGATTCAAATTCAAGTGCATAATGCCGAACTGCATAAAGTTGATGGCAGTTATGATGATGCCTTCAAAGCTGCTTTGGAATATACAAAACTGCATCATTGTATGTGTAGAAATACGGGCTATCATCCCTTAACAATAGACGGGAAAAAGAGTGCTGGAATAGAGATTTATATTCAAAACGGATATAAAGTTCCGGATTGGATTGTGATTCCGGTTGGCGATGGAGTTATTTTAACCGGTATCTACAAAGCATTTTTGGACTTACAAAGAGCCGGGATAACAAAAAATTTGCCTCATCTTTTATGCGTACAGGCAGAAAGTAGTGACGCCATTACTTCTTATTGGGAAACAGGAATTTATCACGATGCTGAAAACCCTGTTACTATAGCAGATTCTATAAAAGTGAAAACACCGGCACTGGCACATTGGTCTGTTAAAGCACTTATAGAAACAGACGGAAAAGGTATCAGAGTAAGCGATGCAGAAATTCAAGATGCGCAACTGGAATTGGCTAAATATACCGGTGTTTTTGCAGAGCCCTCTTCTTCCGCAACTTTGGCTGGACTGAAAAAAGCAATGAACAAAAGATGGTTAAAAGCCGATAATGATATTGTATTATTGATAACTGGTCACGGCTTAAAAGACCCCGGAGCCGTAAAACTATGA